The Epinephelus lanceolatus isolate andai-2023 chromosome 19, ASM4190304v1, whole genome shotgun sequence DNA segment gttttttggactaTTGTTTAGATAAAACGAGACATTTGAAGACTCCATCTTGGACTCTGGGAAATTATAATGAGCatgtttttactattttctgactttttattgACAAAGTATTCACCGATTTATTACGAAAAATAAGTTGCAGATAAATTGGACTAAGAAAATAATGCTTTGTTGCAACCATACAACCAGATATTAAATGGCTATATAGCGAATACAGTATGGATCAGAGTACAAAGATACATAAGTAATGACAATTCTCCTTTATCTGCCACAGCTGGTGTCTGCAGCTGATGATGTAATACTGACTGACAGCACATAGCAGAGCCCATTAAATGTCCCAAAGTGTGGCTGGACTCATGTTTGGGTATGCTGTGCACAGTGGTGAAAAATACATCATTCTCACTGAGAAATGGTCCAATCAAACGGACTACCTTCATAGATTCAATGAGCAGATTCAACACCAAACGCTGACCCTAATCTGAACAAAACCATCAAAATATTTCAGGTTATGACCCAGTTACAatgaaacaaagacacaaatttTGTTCCAGGTCTAGTAAACAGATTCAATTCTTACTCTGATAGATGGAGAACGCGAGGAACTGGCTTCTAAACATCTGATACATGGGCCCCTCTGGCCTGTGAAAAGACACGAGGttacacaaacattaaacaaagcAACAGCTGCCTTTATTGTCTCTGAAGTCTCCAAACTGTGCATGTTTCTACAAATGCTCAAATAAGATTATTGAAACAATGTGACTATGAAATCAAAGAGAAAAACTCACCAGGTGAGCATCACACCTGACAGAAAGGTGGACACATAATGGTGAGATACCCACCAACCTTTGATCCTGAGAAgcagaaagagaagagaagggaGAGATTTACAACTTACTTGTGTAAATGTGAGCGTTTGCaaaacattaataaattaaGGCTGACTGCTGTCATGTCCCTTCAGTCTTCCCCTGTTCAAGTGGATCAATGACCCAACACATCGGCCAGGTAATTCTTATCCAATCATCTATACATGTACAGATGTCTGCATCATGATACTAAGAGCTTcaatcaaatatatatatttaattgaaTACCCAGATATTGTTTGGCTCAGTGTCGTCTGTAAATAACCAACCTGTTCATAGGCAACTGTTTGATCTAAGCTTGGCTGGGATTTAGTTGGAGGCAACACTCTGTTGCTGCTATTATGTACGACTGTACTGCAGCAGCCCTCACTTAAATTAACGCTAGCGATCCATCAGTAGATACTGTCACCAGTTGTTAATGCACTACACAACTGCACtatttctcttcttctgtgACAGCTCGTGTCTTTGCCCGAAAAGGGGGTGCGGCCTTactgatgacatgatgacagTCTGGTCTATTGTCACATGATACTCGTGAGGTTTTGATGGTCATGCAGCGCAGCAATAGATTTTAAGCTAGTAAAACGAAGGACATATTTTGCCGAACATTAGATATGTTTTTTATAGACATAGCCAAAACAATGCatattcaaaacttttccaaatCATTCTCTTAattccaaaccatttccaggcctggaaaactgtttttcctaatttcataacttttccaggtttttcatGACTGTGGGAAGATGGTTTAAAGCAGGGCTATTCCTTTTTACTGGCAGAGGTTTTAGTGCACtcactcacagtaacaagcgtagttgtcgTCAACTAGAGTTATCTTGAAGTTATACTTCCTTCATCTGCACCACGGCCTTTCTTCTgatgtctgacttcactctgttgtgtgtgtgtgtgtgtgtgtgtgtgtgtgtgtgtgtgtgtgtgtgcgcgtgcactgtgaggaggaggtcagtCCTGACATGCAGACAGCATGAGAGAGGCTGCAGCACGATGatgcatgaaaccaaaactttaaTAAGTAACGATAAGAACTGATTACGTCGGAGCTTACAGTTATTACAGTCGTGATTAAACTTGCCTTGGGCAGTTTAATACCGGGTCTCATACCAATCCCTGCCCGGGCCACTCAGAGGTTGCTTCTGTGCCGCATGTGGCCTGCGGGCCGCTAATTGAAAAGGCgtggtttaaagtttcaacagactgcagtgccTCTGAAGTGATGTCACAACACACCTGGAGCCGTTGCTCATGAGGATGCTTTCCCTTATGGTCAACGTGCAGTAGTACCACACCAgcaaaaagttgaagatttcaTCAGTGACTCTGCAAGAaaacagagacaataaaaaagtGAGTGTCTCTTTAGATCTTAAAAAGCCAACGACAATAATGATTGGGGAGGGGAAAGGTTAACTCACCGACAGTTGAGAAAGAAGAGGCAGGTTATTGCTCCAAACATCAGGATTATTGTCATATAAAGCTTGAACTTTTCATACTCGTCTTTGTAGGCAAATCTATCGGAGTAAACAGAACACAAAAAGAGCACGATgagttaaaaacaaatgcacataaaTCCAGACTAAACCAGTCTTTTCACGCTGTCCTCAAGGCTAAATAGTCCACATACTTTGCCTGGTTGCTGAGAAGCGTTACGTTCACATTTCCCAAAACCAAACTCAGGTACagcctgaaaacaaacacagaaataaaaacacacataaacaaagaaGAACATGTGAAAAATAAACGGTAATGCTGAGTGATTTGATGACATAAGTAAGTACTGACCCGTTTTTCTTTGGCAAATATGCTTCCATGTCAAAGAACACATTTTCTTTATCTTTGATTTGTGTTTTGATGTCCGTTATCAGGTTCAGTTCTTTCTCGTCACATGTTTTAGAACACCTGTGGAGACAAGACAAAATGATCATGAGTGGAGATgtaaaaaagaggagaaacatCTTAGCTCTGAATGAATTAAGACACGATATATTTCCTGATATTTCTGAGAGTGATAAAGATAATTTCGTAGCTGCAGATAGTGCCGATCAGTGATACCAATACCAACATAGTATTTCATTCGATACCCATGATGTGAATAGAAGCATTCACATACTTAAAATACCACAGGCGTCTTGTGCCATACTTTCAAACATCATGGTGGCATCTTGGCACAGTGAACTGCCAACTTGCACAACACACCACAGACTACATGGGTTGTagcttggtactgggttatttcagtcAATACCTAAAAAGGTATCAAGTACTGATACCCTGCCCTAAAGATACCTTGCGTGTACATTAACTAAGGTAATGTCCACATAAAAAAGCACTAAAATCAAAACTGATAGACCAGTTATTTTAAAAGACTTCCACAAAACAAGGAAATCTTTTTCCACCAAAGTAGCCAGCTTGTATTTTCTAAACAGTGAGTCAAATTGGCCAACCACAAACAAATGATAGCCAAGTGTACTGAGTGTAGTGTAAGCAAACGTTCTGTAAAAGAAACACTGAGATTTCGGCTCTGATTGTAGAATACTTACTTGGTCAAGCTGTGCCTCAGGTCCTTCAGACATTTTCTCTGCTTACTGATGGCGCTGCTGCACGTCGCCTGAAGATTGGTGAGCTCCTCGAGTTTTTGTCTGTATATTTTGTGAGTTTCCTGGTGAtcaaataaacacagaacatGAGTGTAGGAACATTTGTAAAGACAGAATAGTCTGCCGACTCTCAGTGATGTGCAATAAGTGATACAAATGTGCATTTCTGCAGCAACTGTATCAAAAGACAATTACAAAGCACTTTTGTGGGTGACTACAGCCAATATGGAAAAGAACACAAAGTTTTATTTGTCACaattaaaatgtgtcttaaTCTCACACCAATCTTTGCCAAGCTTTAAGTAATTCTCAACGGACACCACTCAAAAGCTCAAACAGTCTCTATTCAGCGGAGATGGAAATGCTTCACCCCGTGAAATCTTCTTTGACCCTTGTGTCACATCACAAACAGCCCGTGACACTGTATTGTGCGGTGAAACACACATTGCAGTTCACATGCATCTATGCTGGTAGATCTGACCAcagctttcagcagctctgtcctCACGTTTCCCATCAGCAGCACTGAGTGTGTCGAGGTGAGGAGGATGCACAGTCAGCAGAGATAGTCCTGTGGTCTGGGGTTAGGGACTTGCTCCCATCCCCCACAAATATGATATGCACATCTATGACAGACCTTGACAATGTAGAATCTGTGGGATCACGTAGTGTGAAACTGTCAATAATCCCAAGACCAAAAAAAGTCAGTCTTTGTAAAAAGACTTCTACAATCAAAGTTTCATTTCATCATGGAAATCTGAGAAGCTGCCTGACCAAAGGTGTTTTGTCATTATAGGCCTGCTATAAAAGGTGTTTTGGGTAGTGacgttcaaacacacacatcatacacCATCTCAGACAATACAGACTGATTTTTTTCTAGTTGCAAACCCCCCAAAATACCTACACACTGCGAtatgtgtacagtacaggccaaaagtttggacacaccttctcattcaatgcgttttctttattttcatgactatttacattgtagattctcactgaaggcatcaaaactatgaatgaacacatgtggagttatgtacttaacaaaaaaaggtgaaataactgaaaacatgttttatattctagtttcttcaaaatagccaccctttgctctgattactgctttgcacgctcttggcattctctccatgagcttcaagaggtagtcacctgaaatggttttccaacagtcttgaaggagttcccagaggtgtttagcacttgttggcccctttgccttcactctgcggtccagctcaccccaaaccatctcgattgggttcaggtccggtgactgtggaggccaggtcatctgccgcagcactccatcactctccttcttggtcaaatagcccttacacagcctggaggtgtgtttggggtcattgtcctgttgaaaaataaatgatcgtccaactaaacgcaaaccggatgggatggcatgtcgctgcaggatgctgtggtagccatgctggttcagtgtgccttcaattttgaataaatccccaacagtgtcaccagcaaaacacccccacaccatcacacctcctcctccatgcttcacagtgggaaccaggcatgtggaatccatccgttcaccttttctgcgtctcacaaagacacggcggttggaaccaaagatctcaaatttggactcatcagaccaaagcacagatttccactggtctaatgtccattccttgtgtttcttggcccaaacaaatctcttctgcttgttgcctctccttagcagtggtttcctagcagctatttgaccatgaaggcctgattcgcgcagtctcctcttaacagttgttctagagatgggtctgctgctagaactctgtgtggcattcatctggtctctgatctgagctgctgttaacttgcgatttctgaggctggtgactcggatgaacttatcctcagaagcagaggtgactcttggtcttcctttcctgggtcggtcctcatgtgtgccagtttccttgtagcgcttgatggtttttgcgactccacttggggacacatttaaagtttttgcaattttccggactgactgaccttcatttcttaaagtattgatggccactcatttttctttagttagctgattggttcttgccataatatgaattttaacagttgtccaatagggctgtcagctgtgtattaacctgacttctgcacaacacaactgatggtcccaaccccattgataaagcaagaaattccactaattaaccctgataaggcacacctgtgaagtggaaaccatttcaggtgactacctcttgaagctcatggagagaatgccaagagtgtgcaaagcagtaatcagagcaaagggtggctattttgaagaaactagaatataaaacatgttttcagttatttcacctttttttgttaagtacataactccacatgtgttcattcatagttttgatgccttcagtgagaatctacaatgtaaatagtcatgaaaataaagaaaacgcattgaatgagaaggtgtgtccaaacttttggcctgtactgtatgtgaaagAGATCCTACAGGAGAGTAATACATTCACTTGAGAAAAAATATCTGCATATTTGCcccatttttcttattttagaaGTTTATAATCTCAGAATCCTGAGAAAgattttcatggaaaaaatcCTGCTCTCGCTACTGAGTTAACAAGAGAATAATGTCGTAAATTCTCATGTATTGAATTAACAAGATTATTGTCTCGTTAATTTAGAAACATAAGAGCAGAGTTTTGTTCCATGACAACTTTTCCAAGAATTGTGAGATAATAATCTTG contains these protein-coding regions:
- the tmem120b gene encoding transmembrane protein 120B, whose amino-acid sequence is MSKPKFQTEWEEIDEEYQQLQETHKIYRQKLEELTNLQATCSSAISKQRKCLKDLRHSLTKCSKTCDEKELNLITDIKTQIKDKENVFFDMEAYLPKKNGLYLSLVLGNVNVTLLSNQAKFAYKDEYEKFKLYMTIILMFGAITCLFFLNCRVTDEIFNFLLVWYYCTLTIRESILMSNGSRIKGWWVSHHYVSTFLSGVMLTWPEGPMYQMFRSQFLAFSIYQSFVQFLQYYYQSGCLYRLRALGERNQLDLTVEGFQSWMWRGLTFLLPFLFFGHFWQLYNSVTLFRLGRLEDCKEWQVFMLALTFLVLFLGNFLTTLKVVHQKVQKNQEKVQKND